TGACGCAGAGCCGCGTCGCCTCCTTCCTCCTTGCTGTCTCTCCTCTCGCCTTCGCCTTTGCCTGCGGGACTTCAGGGCTCGACGGCTCGGGAAACGCTGCCTCACTCGCAGGAGCAAGCGGGATCACGAGCGCGACGACGGGAGGTGAAGCGAGCGGAGGCGGCTCGGCGACGGGTGGAGACCCGGGCCCCGATGGCGCGGGTGGCGGCGGATCGGCGGCCGGCTCCGGGGGTTCGGGCGGCCGCGAATCGAGCGCCGGTTCGGGTGGCACGGGCGGCGGTACCGGAGGAGCGGACGGCACGGTCGATAGCGAGGGGTGTCCCCTGACGCTGGAGGGCTTTGCCAGCGTGAGCGGTGATGGTCAGGACGGGACCCATGGCGGACGAGGCGGCGCGACGGTCACCGTGACGACCCAGGCCGATCTCGAACACTACGCTGGCGCGCCCGAGCCCTATGTGATCCGGGTCCAGGGAAAGATCACGATCTCCCCCAAGGGAAAGGAGATCTCGGTCGCATCGAACAAGACCATCGTGGGCGCCGGCGCGACGGCGGAGATCTCCCAGGGTGGGTTCTTCCTGGGAGGCGGAGTGCACAATGTCATCCTGCGGAACCTGACCATCGGCGACACCTTCGTCGAAGGAGACTGGGAAGGAAAGACGCAGGACTTCGACGGGATCCAGATGGACACCGCCCACCACGTCTGGATCGATCACTGCCATCTCCACCACATCGGCGACGGCATGATCGACAGCCGCAAGGACACCTCCTACCTCACCGTGTCCTGGAGCATCTTGAGCGACCACAACAAGGCGTTCGGGATCGGCTGGACGGAGAACCTGACCGCGCAGATGACCATCCATCACAACTGGTTCCGCGACCTGAACCAGCGCAATCCCAGCACGGACAACGTGCTCCGCGCCCATCTCTATAACAACTGGCTCCAGCGCATCGGCTCCTACGGCAACTACGCGCGCAACCGCACCAACATGGTGCTCGAGAACAGCGTGTTCGACACCGTGAAGAGCCCTCATTATTACGACGAGGGCACGCTGGTCGCCGCGGGGAACATCTACCGTTCCACGACGGGGACCAAGGAGTCGACCGGAATCACGTATTCCTTCTTCGATCCGAGCGAATTCTACGAGTACTCCCTCGATCCCGCCGACGAGGTCGAAGCCCTGCTCACCAGGTGCGCAGGCCCGAGATCCGAGCTCGGCCTCTGAGCCGCGGGAGCGCGACGAGGCAGGGGACGATCGAGGCCGCCCGCAGGTGGACGCCGGTGGGGTCGTGTCTCCTGGAGCACCGAGCCGATGAAGCGCCCGCGGGGGCAGCTCGAGGCGCCGGGTTGCGGTAAGGTCGTGGGCCGGGCGCGGGCATGGCGACGCTCGCGGTCGAGCCCGCCATGTCGCCCCGGCAAGAGCACCCCCATGGCCGATTTGAACGATCCCGCGCGCCTCGCCGAGCTGCACCACGTGCTGCTGCGCGACGACGCGGACACCATCCTGGACGCCTGCGTCGAGCGGGCGGCCGAGCTCGCCCGGGCGCCGATGGCGCTCGTGAGCCTGGTGGTCCGACACATCCAGCTGTTCCGCGCGCACCGCGGCCTGCCACCCGAGCTGGGCGTCAGCTGCGCGACCTCACGGAGCAGCTCGTTCTGCCAGCTCGTGGTGCGCCACGAGGAGCCGCTCGTCGTCGAGGACGCCGTTCACGACGAGCGCGTGCCCAAGGAGCTGGTGGAGCGTTACGGCATCCGCGCGTACGCGGGTGTGCCGGTGCGGGTGCGCCGGCATGTGGTCGGTTCGCTCTGCGTGATCGACCTCGTGCCGCGCACCTTCGAGCCGGGCGTCATCGAGGGCCTCAAACGGCTCGCCGCCGAGGCCGGCGCGCGGATCGAGGCGCTGGAGAGCGACACGCCGCCGCCGAGCCGCACCGCGAGGGAGCGCCTCGCCCGGTTCGGGCAGACCGCGCGTGCGCTGGAGCGCGCGCTCATGGCCATCGCTCCCGTGATCGCCGAGGCGCAGCGCGCGGCGGCGACGCTGCCGGAGGCGCCGCATATCGCGCCGAGCCCGGACGATCTGCGCGCGGCGGTCGACTGCTACCGGGACATGTTCGGTATCGCGGCCGAGCTGGCCGACGACGCCATGGCCCTCTCGCGCTCCGCTCCGGCCGAGGCCGCGTCCGAGCTCGCGCAGGCGACGCGGTCCCTCACGCGGGACATGGTCGAGATCAGCCCGCTCGTCCGGCTCGCCGAGAGCGTGCTCGGGGGCACGCTCGACGAGGGCATCGCCGCGAGGGCCGCGCACGTCGTGCGGGACGCGTTCGCGGCGCACGAGACCGCGACCGCCGCGGTGCGCCGGATCATCACCACCGTCGAGCGGGCGCGGACAGCGGAGGCGTGGTGAAAGGCCGAGCGTACCAGCTGCTCCGCTCCTGTATCGGCGACAAGGACCCTCCGAACGCGCGCGACGCGTTCATCTATGCGCGGGTCATCATGCGCGCGCGGGTCGTGCCCGAGGAGATCACGCCGACGCTCGACGACCCCGACGTCGAGCGCCGGCTGGAGGGCGCGCTGCAAGACATCCTCCGCCGCGCGTAGAGCGGCGGTCACCCGCTTCGGATACGGGCCCACCTCGACGTTTTCGGTGCTCAGCGCACCGGAGTGCGCTTGCGCGCCGAAAACGCCGATCTGGGCCCGTCTCCTGTGCGGGTGACCGCCGCTCTGCTCGGCATGGTGCAAAGGGGGGCGGAAGAGGGGCCGCCGGTCCCTCGCGCCGGCAGGCTCGGAGAGAGACGCCCACGAGAAGGGTGCAGCGTGATCCCGCGAGGGAGCGTGCGGATCGCGCATCGTGCAGATCGCGCGTCCAGGCGTGCATGGCTCGGTGATTCTCCCACTTTCACCTTCACCCGTCGCGCCGGGCCTGCTATGCAGCAGGTCGCCTTCTTTGCCGATGTCCTTGCTTGACGCCCGCGATAGCGGCCGGGCGCGCCGTTCGAGGCGCCTTCCTTGG
The DNA window shown above is from Sorangium aterium and carries:
- a CDS encoding pectate lyase family protein — translated: MTQSRVASFLLAVSPLAFAFACGTSGLDGSGNAASLAGASGITSATTGGEASGGGSATGGDPGPDGAGGGGSAAGSGGSGGRESSAGSGGTGGGTGGADGTVDSEGCPLTLEGFASVSGDGQDGTHGGRGGATVTVTTQADLEHYAGAPEPYVIRVQGKITISPKGKEISVASNKTIVGAGATAEISQGGFFLGGGVHNVILRNLTIGDTFVEGDWEGKTQDFDGIQMDTAHHVWIDHCHLHHIGDGMIDSRKDTSYLTVSWSILSDHNKAFGIGWTENLTAQMTIHHNWFRDLNQRNPSTDNVLRAHLYNNWLQRIGSYGNYARNRTNMVLENSVFDTVKSPHYYDEGTLVAAGNIYRSTTGTKESTGITYSFFDPSEFYEYSLDPADEVEALLTRCAGPRSELGL
- a CDS encoding GAF domain-containing protein; translation: MADLNDPARLAELHHVLLRDDADTILDACVERAAELARAPMALVSLVVRHIQLFRAHRGLPPELGVSCATSRSSSFCQLVVRHEEPLVVEDAVHDERVPKELVERYGIRAYAGVPVRVRRHVVGSLCVIDLVPRTFEPGVIEGLKRLAAEAGARIEALESDTPPPSRTARERLARFGQTARALERALMAIAPVIAEAQRAAATLPEAPHIAPSPDDLRAAVDCYRDMFGIAAELADDAMALSRSAPAEAASELAQATRSLTRDMVEISPLVRLAESVLGGTLDEGIAARAAHVVRDAFAAHETATAAVRRIITTVERARTAEAW